A window of Primulina tabacum isolate GXHZ01 chromosome 4, ASM2559414v2, whole genome shotgun sequence contains these coding sequences:
- the LOC142543572 gene encoding uncharacterized protein LOC142543572 isoform X2 — protein MATDSEPTRRKHHRSSSPDNADEHSKRRKHRHHRHRHHRHKSKQDNEEVPNDELVVGRIENDEVEDRKLGNSEDESGAVGDVVVSNGFRFIGVDYEMEEGEIVEDDDLGSYVHGEFEKSKKNLDSDLESGEIKTLQDNDSNLNSSLQEVSEDNVKSVEKNSRKLDKDGEDRKAIGDPDEDRAFSLDDLGNKHYSLKNHEDVHMVLSVDGKRTRKLDHMVYPSDQRKSLSSVKRHRVVSSFHSHEEYLNGSSPRSLSKSPVRTRERSRSRSILREPLIVEDTYLAEVNRRNNPGDERVIAPDRNNSDSGWDGMRLKDIKHHSSSYFEGTERSYKRDGHEKHRKGSRERDSVKDKDRTRETEREKEREWERERERERERTRNRDRARERERERGRNRDRERKGEGRNKDTDRGRTTDRDGGRPRSRDVDKDNETDRFRRRQMYDDEVSFRDRDDDSMHRRNVEDHSRERSKKSYLENTGTNSNSAEKDGKNYKREEDIQEDYQDKIVMQLAEQEEDDLDRIKEESRRRKQAILEKYKIKSPKKNELKSEETVKKQDGQSSEQVVSAEVAADSIDNQVEGSDLFVPESNFSVGKSPLQNGLSAIQRPAGIGTRTGGLGEGSPKSERSADMFCDDIFGESPTFVRKTGKADNAAIEKSELHDNWDDAEGYYGYRFGEILDGRYEIIAAHGRGVFSTVVRAKDLKAKSSDPEEVAIKIIRNNETMYKAGMEELVILKKLVKADPENKRHCVRFLSSFKYRNHLCLVFESLHMNLREVLKKFGRNIGLKLTAVRTYAKQLFIALKHLKNCRVLHCDIKPDNMLVNEAKNILKLCDFGNAMFAGKNEITPYLVSRFYRAPEIILGLPYDHPMDIWSIGCCLFELYTGKVLFPGSTNNDMLRLHMELKGPFPKRMLRKGAFADQHFDQDLNFLATEEDPVTKKGIRRLIVNVKPKDFGTLLLGSPELRRFTLHGRSS, from the exons ATGGCTACCGATTCCGAACCCACACGTCGCAAGCACCACCGGTCCTCCTCCCCCGACAATGCCGACGAGCACTCAAAGCGCCGCAAGCACCGCCATCATCGCCACCGCCACCACCGCCACAAGAGCAAGCAAGACAACGAGGAAGTACCGAATGATGAACTGGTAGTAGGAAGAATTGAAAATGATGAAGTCGAAGATAGGAAATTGGGAAATAGTGAGGATGAGAGCGGTGCTGTCGGTGATGTCGTCGTATCGAACGGATTTCGATTTATCGGGGTGGATTACGAAATGGAGGAAGGGGAGATTGTGGAGGATGACGATTTAGGTAGTTACGTTCATGGTGAGTTTGAGAAGTCGAAGAAGAATTTGGATTCCGACTTGGAGTCAGGAGAAATAAAAACTCTTCAGGACAACGATTCTAACCTG AATTCTTCTTTACAGGAAGTTAGCGAAGACAATGTGAAAAGTGTAGAGAAAAATTCAAGGAAACTCGATAAAGACGGCGAGGATAGGAAAGCAATTGGTGATCCGGATGAGGACAGAGCATTTAGTCTGGATGATCTAGGAAACAAGCATTATTCACTCAAAAATCACGAAGATGTGCATATGGTTCTTAGTGTGGATGGTAAGAGGACTAGAAAATTGGACCATATGGTTTATCCAAGTGATCAGAGGAAAAGTTTGTCATCTGTGAAAAGGCACAGAGTTGTTTCTTCCTTTCACTCTCATGAAGAGTATCTGAATGGGAGTTCTCCTAGAAGCTTGTCGAAGTCGCCTGTAAGAACTAGGGAAAGGTCTCGGTCCCGAAGTATTTTGCGCGAGCCTTTAATTGTGGAAGACACTTATCTTGCAGAGGTAAATCGCAGGAATAATCCTGGCGATGAAAGGGTGATTGCCCCCGACAGAAACAATAGTGATAGTGGCTGGGATGGAATGAGGCTGAAAGATATAAAACACCATTCTAGCAGCTATTTTGAAGGAACAGAAAGGTCTTATAAGAGAGATGGGCATGAGAAACACAGGAAGGGAAGCAGGGAGAGGGACTCAGTTAAGGATAAGGATAGAACCAGGGAGACTGAACGGGAGAAGGAGAGAGAGTGGGAGAGAGAAAGGGAAAGGGAAAGGGAAAGGACCAGAAATCGTGATAGAGCtagggagagggagagggagagGGGAAGGAACAGGGACAGGGAGAGAAAGGGAGAGGGGAGGAACAAGGATACTGATCGAGGTAGAACAACAGATAGAGATGGTGGCAGGCCTAGAAGCAGAGATGTTGATAAGGATAACGAGACTGATAGATTCAGAAGGCGTCAGATGTATGATGATGAGGTTAGTTTCAGAGATAGGGACGATGATTCCATGCATAGAAGGAATGTTGAAGATCATTCTAGAGAGAGATCAAAGAAAAGTTATTTGGAGAACACGGGCACCAACAGTAATTCAGCGGAGAAGGATGGCAAGAATTATAAGAG GGAGGAGGATATACAAGAGGATTATCAAGATAAGATTGTGATGCAACTTGCTGAACAAGAAGAAGATGATCTTGATAGAATTAAGGAGGAAAGTAGGAGGCGCAAGCAAGCTATTCtcgaaaaatataaaattaagagCCCTAAAAAAAATGAACTGAAATCAGAAGAAACAG TTAAGAAGCAAGATGGACAGTCTTCTGAACAAGTGGTATCTGCAGAAGTTGCAGCAGATAGTATTGACAATCAGGTGGAAGGCTCAGATCTTTTTGTCCCCGAGTCAAACTTTTCAGTTGGAAAATCACCTTTGCAAAATGGTCTTTCAGCCATTCAGAGGCCAGCTGGAATTGGAACCCGAACTGGTGGACTAGGTGAGGGTTCCCCTAAG AGTGAAAGGTCGGCGGATATGTTCTGTGATGATATATTTGGAGAGTCGCCTACTTTTGTTCGTAAAACG GGAAAAGCAGACAACGCGGCTATTGAAAAAAGTGAGCTTCATGACAATTGGGATGATGCAGAAGGATACTATG GCTACCGTTTTGGAGAAATACTTGATGGTCGATACGAAATAATTGCTGCTCATGGGAGAGGCGTCTTTTCTACTGTTGTTCGAGCAAAGGATCTCAAAGCTAAATCCAGTGACCCTGAAGAAGTAGCAATTAAGATCATCCGCAATAACGAAACAAT GTATAAGGCAGGTATGGAAGAGTTGGTCATTCTTAAGAAGTTGGTCAAAGCAGACCCTGAGAACAAGCGCCACTGTGTTCGCTTTCTTTCCTCCTTCAAGTATCGAAATCATCTATGTTTAGTTTTTGAATCTCTGCATATGAACTTACGTGAGGTTCTTAAGAAATTTGGTCGTAATATTGGTCTGAAGCTTACTGCTGTGAGGACGTATGCAAAACAACTATTCATTGCGCTGAAACATCTGAAAAACTGCCGTGTTCTTCATTGTGATATCAAGCCAGATAACATGTTG GTGAACGAAGCTAAAAATATATTGAAGCTATGTGACTTTGGAAATGCCATGTTTGCTGGTAAAAATGAAATCACCCCATACCTTGTCAGCCGTTTTTATCGCGCCCCTGAGATAA TTTTGGGTCTGCCTTATGATCACCCCATGGACATCTGGTCAATTGGTTGCTGTTTGTTTGAGCTCTACACTGGGAAAGTTTTATTTCCTGGTTCTACCAATAATGACATGCTTCGTCTTCACATGGAATTGAAAGGTCCATTTCCCAAAAGGATGCTTCGAAAG GGAGCATTTGCTGACCAACACTTCGACCAGGATTTAAATTTTCTTGCCACGGAGGAGGACCCTGTCACAAAGAAG GGAATTAGGAGACTAATAGTAAACGTGAAGCCAAAAGATTTTGGCACACTGCTTCTGGGATCTCCTG AACTCAGGAGATTCACTCTGCATGGTAGAAGTTCTTAG
- the LOC142543572 gene encoding uncharacterized protein LOC142543572 isoform X1, whose translation MATDSEPTRRKHHRSSSPDNADEHSKRRKHRHHRHRHHRHKSKQDNEEVPNDELVVGRIENDEVEDRKLGNSEDESGAVGDVVVSNGFRFIGVDYEMEEGEIVEDDDLGSYVHGEFEKSKKNLDSDLESGEIKTLQDNDSNLNSSLQEVSEDNVKSVEKNSRKLDKDGEDRKAIGDPDEDRAFSLDDLGNKHYSLKNHEDVHMVLSVDGKRTRKLDHMVYPSDQRKSLSSVKRHRVVSSFHSHEEYLNGSSPRSLSKSPVRTRERSRSRSILREPLIVEDTYLAEVNRRNNPGDERVIAPDRNNSDSGWDGMRLKDIKHHSSSYFEGTERSYKRDGHEKHRKGSRERDSVKDKDRTRETEREKEREWERERERERERTRNRDRARERERERGRNRDRERKGEGRNKDTDRGRTTDRDGGRPRSRDVDKDNETDRFRRRQMYDDEVSFRDRDDDSMHRRNVEDHSRERSKKSYLENTGTNSNSAEKDGKNYKREEDIQEDYQDKIVMQLAEQEEDDLDRIKEESRRRKQAILEKYKIKSPKKNELKSEETVKKQDGQSSEQVVSAEVAADSIDNQVEGSDLFVPESNFSVGKSPLQNGLSAIQRPAGIGTRTGGLGEGSPKSERSADMFCDDIFGESPTFVRKTGKADNAAIEKSELHDNWDDAEGYYGYRFGEILDGRYEIIAAHGRGVFSTVVRAKDLKAKSSDPEEVAIKIIRNNETMYKAGMEELVILKKLVKADPENKRHCVRFLSSFKYRNHLCLVFESLHMNLREVLKKFGRNIGLKLTAVRTYAKQLFIALKHLKNCRVLHCDIKPDNMLVNEAKNILKLCDFGNAMFAGKNEITPYLVSRFYRAPEIILGLPYDHPMDIWSIGCCLFELYTGKVLFPGSTNNDMLRLHMELKGPFPKRMLRKGAFADQHFDQDLNFLATEEDPVTKKGIRRLIVNVKPKDFGTLLLGSPGEDPKMLANIKDLMEKIFVLDPDKRLSVSQALSHPFITGK comes from the exons ATGGCTACCGATTCCGAACCCACACGTCGCAAGCACCACCGGTCCTCCTCCCCCGACAATGCCGACGAGCACTCAAAGCGCCGCAAGCACCGCCATCATCGCCACCGCCACCACCGCCACAAGAGCAAGCAAGACAACGAGGAAGTACCGAATGATGAACTGGTAGTAGGAAGAATTGAAAATGATGAAGTCGAAGATAGGAAATTGGGAAATAGTGAGGATGAGAGCGGTGCTGTCGGTGATGTCGTCGTATCGAACGGATTTCGATTTATCGGGGTGGATTACGAAATGGAGGAAGGGGAGATTGTGGAGGATGACGATTTAGGTAGTTACGTTCATGGTGAGTTTGAGAAGTCGAAGAAGAATTTGGATTCCGACTTGGAGTCAGGAGAAATAAAAACTCTTCAGGACAACGATTCTAACCTG AATTCTTCTTTACAGGAAGTTAGCGAAGACAATGTGAAAAGTGTAGAGAAAAATTCAAGGAAACTCGATAAAGACGGCGAGGATAGGAAAGCAATTGGTGATCCGGATGAGGACAGAGCATTTAGTCTGGATGATCTAGGAAACAAGCATTATTCACTCAAAAATCACGAAGATGTGCATATGGTTCTTAGTGTGGATGGTAAGAGGACTAGAAAATTGGACCATATGGTTTATCCAAGTGATCAGAGGAAAAGTTTGTCATCTGTGAAAAGGCACAGAGTTGTTTCTTCCTTTCACTCTCATGAAGAGTATCTGAATGGGAGTTCTCCTAGAAGCTTGTCGAAGTCGCCTGTAAGAACTAGGGAAAGGTCTCGGTCCCGAAGTATTTTGCGCGAGCCTTTAATTGTGGAAGACACTTATCTTGCAGAGGTAAATCGCAGGAATAATCCTGGCGATGAAAGGGTGATTGCCCCCGACAGAAACAATAGTGATAGTGGCTGGGATGGAATGAGGCTGAAAGATATAAAACACCATTCTAGCAGCTATTTTGAAGGAACAGAAAGGTCTTATAAGAGAGATGGGCATGAGAAACACAGGAAGGGAAGCAGGGAGAGGGACTCAGTTAAGGATAAGGATAGAACCAGGGAGACTGAACGGGAGAAGGAGAGAGAGTGGGAGAGAGAAAGGGAAAGGGAAAGGGAAAGGACCAGAAATCGTGATAGAGCtagggagagggagagggagagGGGAAGGAACAGGGACAGGGAGAGAAAGGGAGAGGGGAGGAACAAGGATACTGATCGAGGTAGAACAACAGATAGAGATGGTGGCAGGCCTAGAAGCAGAGATGTTGATAAGGATAACGAGACTGATAGATTCAGAAGGCGTCAGATGTATGATGATGAGGTTAGTTTCAGAGATAGGGACGATGATTCCATGCATAGAAGGAATGTTGAAGATCATTCTAGAGAGAGATCAAAGAAAAGTTATTTGGAGAACACGGGCACCAACAGTAATTCAGCGGAGAAGGATGGCAAGAATTATAAGAG GGAGGAGGATATACAAGAGGATTATCAAGATAAGATTGTGATGCAACTTGCTGAACAAGAAGAAGATGATCTTGATAGAATTAAGGAGGAAAGTAGGAGGCGCAAGCAAGCTATTCtcgaaaaatataaaattaagagCCCTAAAAAAAATGAACTGAAATCAGAAGAAACAG TTAAGAAGCAAGATGGACAGTCTTCTGAACAAGTGGTATCTGCAGAAGTTGCAGCAGATAGTATTGACAATCAGGTGGAAGGCTCAGATCTTTTTGTCCCCGAGTCAAACTTTTCAGTTGGAAAATCACCTTTGCAAAATGGTCTTTCAGCCATTCAGAGGCCAGCTGGAATTGGAACCCGAACTGGTGGACTAGGTGAGGGTTCCCCTAAG AGTGAAAGGTCGGCGGATATGTTCTGTGATGATATATTTGGAGAGTCGCCTACTTTTGTTCGTAAAACG GGAAAAGCAGACAACGCGGCTATTGAAAAAAGTGAGCTTCATGACAATTGGGATGATGCAGAAGGATACTATG GCTACCGTTTTGGAGAAATACTTGATGGTCGATACGAAATAATTGCTGCTCATGGGAGAGGCGTCTTTTCTACTGTTGTTCGAGCAAAGGATCTCAAAGCTAAATCCAGTGACCCTGAAGAAGTAGCAATTAAGATCATCCGCAATAACGAAACAAT GTATAAGGCAGGTATGGAAGAGTTGGTCATTCTTAAGAAGTTGGTCAAAGCAGACCCTGAGAACAAGCGCCACTGTGTTCGCTTTCTTTCCTCCTTCAAGTATCGAAATCATCTATGTTTAGTTTTTGAATCTCTGCATATGAACTTACGTGAGGTTCTTAAGAAATTTGGTCGTAATATTGGTCTGAAGCTTACTGCTGTGAGGACGTATGCAAAACAACTATTCATTGCGCTGAAACATCTGAAAAACTGCCGTGTTCTTCATTGTGATATCAAGCCAGATAACATGTTG GTGAACGAAGCTAAAAATATATTGAAGCTATGTGACTTTGGAAATGCCATGTTTGCTGGTAAAAATGAAATCACCCCATACCTTGTCAGCCGTTTTTATCGCGCCCCTGAGATAA TTTTGGGTCTGCCTTATGATCACCCCATGGACATCTGGTCAATTGGTTGCTGTTTGTTTGAGCTCTACACTGGGAAAGTTTTATTTCCTGGTTCTACCAATAATGACATGCTTCGTCTTCACATGGAATTGAAAGGTCCATTTCCCAAAAGGATGCTTCGAAAG GGAGCATTTGCTGACCAACACTTCGACCAGGATTTAAATTTTCTTGCCACGGAGGAGGACCCTGTCACAAAGAAG GGAATTAGGAGACTAATAGTAAACGTGAAGCCAAAAGATTTTGGCACACTGCTTCTGGGATCTCCTGGTGAGGATCCAAAAATGTTAGCTAATATTAAAGACCTCATGGAAAAAATTTTTGTGTTGGATCCAGACAAGAGGTTGAGTGTATCTCAAGCCTTGAGCCATCCTTTCATCACGGGCAAGTGA
- the LOC142543570 gene encoding transcription factor TGA2.3-like isoform X1, with product MPAVNVRKKNARLQSFSSADYVSHKQRCFLSLELAVLLQARVEAWFIPCFHCKSCMLDFLTWVFCVVCLFGSFYVNVLCGVTVSTCVCRVDEGSGNGTRFADIGELDQSTGNGPFDHAVDLTIKSIYNDPNASSVSVLSNNLQFGGINASIVSSEMGSAVGGVDSAQFMLQKGGMMAVGGGGGIGGGGGALGNGQFENWGDSGMVADHSQQTDTSTDTDDKNQLPGVHIARLTTLDSRDPCDGKIGEQKALRRLAQNREAAKKSRIRKKVYVQQLESSRQKLTQLEQELKRARQQGIVVTSGLSGDHSQSISGNGALAFDMEYARWREEHQRLIEDLRSAANSHAGDSELRLIVDAVMSHYYEVFRLKSVGAKSDVFHMLSGMWKAPTERCFMWLGGFRSSEVLKIPERQIEPLTEQQLMGIRSLQQSSQQAEDALSQGMEALQQSLVDTLSSVSSTPHDSGYVMDYMGQMSMAMSKLAELENFLHQADLLRQQTLQQLQRILTTRQAARALLAINDYKSRLRALSYLWCARPRE from the exons ATGCCTGCCGTGAATGTGCGAAAGAAAAATGCAAGGCTTCAAAGCTTCAGTTCAGCAGACTATGTCTCTCACAAACAACGATGTTTTTTGTCACTCGAACTCGCCGTTTTACTTCAGGCGCGTGTTGAAGCTTGGTTTATTCCTTGCTTTCATTGTAAAAGTTGCATGCTTGACTTTTTGACATGGGTTTTCTGTGTGGTCTGTTTGTTTGGTTCTTTCTATGTTAATGTGTTATGTGGTGTAACTGTAAGCACATGTGTATGTAGAGTTGACGAAGGCAGTGGAAATGGTACCCGTTTTGCGGATATCGGGGAGCTCGATCAGTCAACTGGAAATGGTCCATTTGATCATGCTGTTGATTTGACAATaa AATCGATATACAATGATCCAAATGCAAGCAGTGTTTCAGTTTTGTCCAACAACTTACAGTTTGGTGGAATCAACGCT AGTATTGTTTCGTCTGAGATGGGATCAGCTGTGGGAGGAGTAGACTCTGCCCAGTTCATGTTGCAGAAGGGAGGAATGATGGCTGTTGGCGGCGGCGGCGGTATTGGCGGTGGCGGTGGAGCTTTGGGAAACGGGCAGTTTGAGAACTGGGGCGATTCCGGGATGGTGGCAGATCACAGCCAACAGACTGATACGTCTACAGACACTGATGACAAAAATCAG TTACCTGGAGTCCATATCGCGAGATTGACAACTTTGGATTCGAGGGACCCTTGCGACGGAAAAATTGGAGAGCAAAAG GCACTTCGTAGGTTGGCTCAGAATCGGGAAGCTGCGAAGAAAAGTCGAATTAGGAAGAAA GTTTATGTTCAACAACTTGAGAGTAGCCGACAAAAGCTTACCCAACTGGAGCAGGAGTTGAAACGAGCACGACAGCAG GGCATCGTTGTTACGTCCGGATTATCGGGAGATCATAGTCAATCTATCAGTGGAAATG GGGCTTTGGCATTTGACATGGAGTATGCCCGATGGCGTGAAGAACATCAAAGGCTGATAGAGGATCTGAGATCGGCTGCAAATTCTCACGCAGGAGATAGTGAACTACGTCTTATTGTTGATGCGGTTATGTCCCATTATTATGAAGTGTTCCGGTTGAAGAGTGTTGGTGCGAAATCGGACGTGTTTCACATGCTTTCTGGTATGTGGAAGGCTCCTACTGAAAGGTGTTTCATGTGGCTAGGAGGCTTCCGTTCCTCAGAAGTTCTCAAG ATACCTGAAAGGCAAATTGAGCCATTAACTGAACAACAATTGATGGGAATCCGAAGTTTACAGCAATCCTCTCAACAAGCAGAGGATGCGCTGTCCCAAGGAATGGAAGCTTTGCAACAATCACTTGTCGACACATTATCCTCAGTCTCCTCAACTCCTCACGACTCCGGATATGTTATGGATTACATGGGACAAATGTCGATGGCAATGAGCAAACTCGCCGAACTCGAAAATTTCCTCCATCAG GCTGACCTCTTGAGACAGCAAACTTTGCAACAGTTGCAGCGAATCTTGACCACCCGTCAAGCTGCTCGTGCCCTTCTTGCCATCAACGATTACAAGTCGAGACTCCGGGCCCTGAGTTATTTGTGGTGTGCACGCCCCAGGGAATGA
- the LOC142543570 gene encoding transcription factor TGA2.3-like isoform X2: MQGFKASVQQTMSLTNNDVFCHSNSPFYFRVDEGSGNGTRFADIGELDQSTGNGPFDHAVDLTIKSIYNDPNASSVSVLSNNLQFGGINASIVSSEMGSAVGGVDSAQFMLQKGGMMAVGGGGGIGGGGGALGNGQFENWGDSGMVADHSQQTDTSTDTDDKNQLPGVHIARLTTLDSRDPCDGKIGEQKALRRLAQNREAAKKSRIRKKVYVQQLESSRQKLTQLEQELKRARQQGIVVTSGLSGDHSQSISGNGALAFDMEYARWREEHQRLIEDLRSAANSHAGDSELRLIVDAVMSHYYEVFRLKSVGAKSDVFHMLSGMWKAPTERCFMWLGGFRSSEVLKIPERQIEPLTEQQLMGIRSLQQSSQQAEDALSQGMEALQQSLVDTLSSVSSTPHDSGYVMDYMGQMSMAMSKLAELENFLHQADLLRQQTLQQLQRILTTRQAARALLAINDYKSRLRALSYLWCARPRE; the protein is encoded by the exons ATGCAAGGCTTCAAAGCTTCAGTTCAGCAGACTATGTCTCTCACAAACAACGATGTTTTTTGTCACTCGAACTCGCCGTTTTACTTCAG AGTTGACGAAGGCAGTGGAAATGGTACCCGTTTTGCGGATATCGGGGAGCTCGATCAGTCAACTGGAAATGGTCCATTTGATCATGCTGTTGATTTGACAATaa AATCGATATACAATGATCCAAATGCAAGCAGTGTTTCAGTTTTGTCCAACAACTTACAGTTTGGTGGAATCAACGCT AGTATTGTTTCGTCTGAGATGGGATCAGCTGTGGGAGGAGTAGACTCTGCCCAGTTCATGTTGCAGAAGGGAGGAATGATGGCTGTTGGCGGCGGCGGCGGTATTGGCGGTGGCGGTGGAGCTTTGGGAAACGGGCAGTTTGAGAACTGGGGCGATTCCGGGATGGTGGCAGATCACAGCCAACAGACTGATACGTCTACAGACACTGATGACAAAAATCAG TTACCTGGAGTCCATATCGCGAGATTGACAACTTTGGATTCGAGGGACCCTTGCGACGGAAAAATTGGAGAGCAAAAG GCACTTCGTAGGTTGGCTCAGAATCGGGAAGCTGCGAAGAAAAGTCGAATTAGGAAGAAA GTTTATGTTCAACAACTTGAGAGTAGCCGACAAAAGCTTACCCAACTGGAGCAGGAGTTGAAACGAGCACGACAGCAG GGCATCGTTGTTACGTCCGGATTATCGGGAGATCATAGTCAATCTATCAGTGGAAATG GGGCTTTGGCATTTGACATGGAGTATGCCCGATGGCGTGAAGAACATCAAAGGCTGATAGAGGATCTGAGATCGGCTGCAAATTCTCACGCAGGAGATAGTGAACTACGTCTTATTGTTGATGCGGTTATGTCCCATTATTATGAAGTGTTCCGGTTGAAGAGTGTTGGTGCGAAATCGGACGTGTTTCACATGCTTTCTGGTATGTGGAAGGCTCCTACTGAAAGGTGTTTCATGTGGCTAGGAGGCTTCCGTTCCTCAGAAGTTCTCAAG ATACCTGAAAGGCAAATTGAGCCATTAACTGAACAACAATTGATGGGAATCCGAAGTTTACAGCAATCCTCTCAACAAGCAGAGGATGCGCTGTCCCAAGGAATGGAAGCTTTGCAACAATCACTTGTCGACACATTATCCTCAGTCTCCTCAACTCCTCACGACTCCGGATATGTTATGGATTACATGGGACAAATGTCGATGGCAATGAGCAAACTCGCCGAACTCGAAAATTTCCTCCATCAG GCTGACCTCTTGAGACAGCAAACTTTGCAACAGTTGCAGCGAATCTTGACCACCCGTCAAGCTGCTCGTGCCCTTCTTGCCATCAACGATTACAAGTCGAGACTCCGGGCCCTGAGTTATTTGTGGTGTGCACGCCCCAGGGAATGA
- the LOC142543571 gene encoding uncharacterized protein LOC142543571: MGIRRKLDSLMRKGFKTSEFKGTVNLASSRLAVLKNQRQARGNVARSDVVEFLNLGYHERALLRVEQVIKEQNMLDVYILLEGYCHLMIERVSLFEQEKECPDELVEAASSLSYAASRCGDFPELQQIRKIFASHFGKDFVARAVELRNKCGVNPKIIQKLSTKIPTLESKMKVLQDIATENNIVMPNETNAPPIVPEEEDSRKGNQQNNSTRHDDVEEAVDFTESQKFKVKYRDVAHAAQAAFESAAYAAAAARAAVKLSRSESTDPDDPDPPNHQPRKISSATFDPKRDDEKDSLEDELKFGKVHPVQSHDRVPETENKTGSKSSLSGTTADLAADNIKEMETSSEEGNIDSKPLEREVVFYQSDDENDEFTKGGGNNSTVKYYPLLVGAEFKTEPDFELQNLSAFVTRSESTSEPLNINRRPISVRTKWRQ; the protein is encoded by the exons ATGGGCATAAGAAGAAAGTTGGATTCTTTAATGAGAAAAGGTTTCAAGACTTCGGAATTCAAGGGGACTGTGAATTTAGCGAGTTCTAGATTGGCGGTGTTAAAGAACCAGCGCCAAGCTCGGGGCAACGTCGCACGTTCCGACGTCGTTGAATTCCTTAACCTCGGCTACCATGAAAGGGCTCTTCTAAGG GTTGAGCAAGTGATCAAGGAGCAAAACATGTTGGATGTGTATATCCTGTTGGAAGGATACTGTCATTTGATGATTGAGAGAGTCAGCCTCTTTGAACAAGAAAA AGAATGTCCTGATGAACTTGTCGAAGCTGCATCAAGCTTGAGTTATGCTGCTTCAAGATGTGGTGATTTTCCAGAACTTCAACAAATTCGCAAGATTTTCGCCTCTCATTTTGGGAAGGATTTTGTGGCTCGGGCAGTTGAATTACGCAACAAGTGTGGTGTTAATCCCAAG ATAATACAGAAGCTTTCTACAAAAATCCCAACCTTGGAGAGTAAAATGAAGGTGCTTCAAGATATTGCTACAGAAAACAACATTGTTATGCCAAATGAGACGAATGCTCCACCCATCGTACCG GAAGAAGAAGATTCAAGAAAAGGAAATCAGCAAAATAACTCAACAAGGCATGATGATGTAGAAGAAGCAGTGGATTTCACAGAATCGCAAAAATTCAAGGTAAAATACAGAGATGTTGCTCATGCAGCACAAGCGGCCTTCGAATCCGCCGCATACGCCGCGGCTGCCGCCAGAGCGGCTGTGAAGCTCTCTCGATCTGAATCAACCGATCCTGACGACCCAGATCCCCCAAATCATCAGCCAAGAAAAATATCATCGGCCACATTTGATCCTAAGCGAGATGATGAAAAGGATTCATTAGAAGATGAACTGAAATTTGGAAAAGTTCACCCCGTTCAAAGCCATGATCGGGTTCCGGAAACTGAGAACAAAACAGGTTCCAAAAGTTCCTTGTCTGGAACAACTGCGGATTTAGCAGCTGACAACATTAAGGAAATGGAAACCTCGTCTGAAGAGGGAAATATTGATTCCAAACCACTGGAAAGAGAGGTAGTTTTTTATCAAAGTGACGATGAAAACGACGAATTTACTAAAGGGGGTGGCAATAATTCAACTGTAAAGTATTATCCTTTACTTGTCGGAGCTGAATTTAAAACCGAGCCCGATTTTGAGCTTCAAAATCTGTCAGCATTTGTGACAAGAAGCGAGAGTACTTCAGAACCTCTGAACATCAACCGGAGGCCGATTTCTGTGAGGACTAAATGGAGACAGTGA